Proteins co-encoded in one Haloarcula pelagica genomic window:
- the serB gene encoding phosphoserine phosphatase SerB — MLVAFDFDGTLSDSEMTVLLGNQNGTAADMESITERAMNDEIEYAESLRQRCALLADLPDEQAQAAFDQVELRPGAADVIAALRDAGVHVVILTGGFERGVQAALDREGVAVDAIVANRLPVADGRLTGDVEGPLIEGTKDDAMEVATAILGEDRTATVAVGDGANDLPMLEVAGLAIGFEPKPAVEPSCDEVVSTMAELRELLESEGIL, encoded by the coding sequence ATGCTAGTCGCGTTCGACTTCGACGGGACCCTCTCGGACTCGGAGATGACGGTCCTGCTCGGCAACCAGAACGGCACGGCCGCCGACATGGAATCGATCACGGAGCGGGCGATGAACGACGAGATCGAATACGCGGAGAGCCTGCGCCAGCGGTGTGCGCTGCTCGCGGACCTCCCGGACGAGCAGGCCCAGGCCGCCTTCGACCAGGTCGAACTCCGACCCGGCGCCGCCGATGTCATCGCGGCGCTCCGGGACGCCGGCGTCCACGTCGTCATCCTCACGGGCGGCTTCGAGCGGGGCGTCCAGGCGGCGCTCGACCGGGAGGGCGTCGCGGTCGACGCCATCGTCGCCAACCGCCTGCCGGTCGCCGACGGGAGACTCACCGGCGATGTCGAGGGGCCGCTGATCGAGGGGACGAAAGACGACGCCATGGAGGTCGCGACGGCGATCCTGGGCGAGGACCGGACGGCGACCGTCGCGGTCGGCGACGGGGCCAACGACCTGCCGATGCTGGAAGTGGCCGGGCTCGCCATCGGGTTCGAGCCGAAACCGGCCGTCGAGCCGTCGTGTGACGAAGTCGTCTCGACGATGGCGGAACTCCGGGAACTCCTGGAGAGCGAGGGGATTCTGTAA
- a CDS encoding DUF7562 family protein, with product MTAHLGKMWVDPDEEVTCIACGETVAREAAREYDKHGDRWDRDDKAFEYLCTDCYEDCCHQPRDGLEATLVAADAGRTDRATFLSQYHERVLDDD from the coding sequence ATGACGGCCCACCTCGGGAAGATGTGGGTCGACCCCGACGAGGAAGTGACCTGTATCGCCTGTGGCGAGACGGTCGCACGCGAGGCCGCCCGGGAGTACGACAAACACGGCGACCGCTGGGACCGGGACGACAAGGCGTTCGAGTACCTCTGTACGGACTGTTACGAGGACTGCTGTCACCAGCCCCGCGACGGCCTCGAAGCGACGCTCGTGGCGGCCGACGCCGGCCGGACCGACCGGGCGACGTTTCTCAGCCAGTACCACGAGCGAGTCCTCGACGACGATTGA